The following coding sequences are from one Natrarchaeobaculum sulfurireducens window:
- a CDS encoding cystathionine gamma-synthase, translating to MTDGDGRHDMEYRIETRSIHAGQHPDEETGALMTPIHANSTYEQDAPGDHRGYEYSRTGNPTRTDLEANLASLENAEYGRCFASGMASINTVLNLLSAGDHVVTGNDVYGGTHRIFTQVYEDYDLDFTFVDMTDLEAIEDAFREETELLWLETPTNPLMSIVDIEGAAEIAHANDALCAIDNTFATPYLQRPLDLGADIVSHSLTKYLGGHSDVVGGALLTNDSDLDERIGFYQNAVGATPGPFESFLVLRGTKTLPVRMDRHCRNASEIAAWLQGHPRVDRVHYPGLESHPGHEIASEQMDDFGGMLSFELDASLEEASEVVSSTEVFTLAESLGGVESLIEQPAPMTHAAIPREERLEAGLTDSLIRVSVGIEHVDDLIGDLNRAFEASLE from the coding sequence ATGACCGACGGCGATGGCCGACACGACATGGAGTATCGAATCGAGACCCGCTCGATTCACGCCGGACAGCACCCCGACGAAGAGACGGGTGCGCTGATGACGCCGATCCACGCGAACTCGACGTACGAGCAAGACGCTCCAGGCGACCACCGCGGCTACGAGTACTCGCGGACGGGCAACCCCACCCGAACTGACCTCGAGGCGAATCTCGCGAGCCTCGAGAACGCCGAGTACGGTCGCTGTTTCGCCAGCGGGATGGCTTCGATCAACACCGTTCTCAACCTGCTTTCGGCGGGCGATCACGTCGTCACGGGCAACGACGTCTACGGCGGCACCCACCGCATCTTCACCCAGGTCTATGAGGACTACGACCTCGATTTTACGTTCGTCGACATGACCGACCTCGAAGCGATCGAGGACGCATTCCGCGAGGAGACGGAACTGCTGTGGCTCGAGACACCCACCAATCCGCTCATGTCGATCGTCGACATCGAGGGTGCAGCCGAGATCGCCCACGCGAACGACGCACTGTGTGCGATCGACAACACGTTCGCGACGCCGTATCTCCAGCGGCCGCTGGATCTCGGAGCCGATATCGTCTCACACTCGCTGACCAAGTACCTCGGGGGCCACTCGGACGTCGTCGGCGGTGCCCTCCTCACAAACGACAGCGACCTCGACGAGCGCATTGGGTTCTACCAGAACGCCGTCGGCGCGACGCCCGGCCCCTTCGAGTCCTTCCTCGTCCTCCGCGGAACCAAGACGCTGCCCGTCCGGATGGACCGTCACTGCCGGAACGCAAGCGAGATCGCCGCCTGGCTCCAGGGCCACCCACGCGTCGACCGCGTCCACTATCCGGGGCTCGAGAGCCACCCCGGCCACGAGATCGCCAGCGAACAGATGGACGATTTCGGCGGCATGCTGAGTTTCGAACTCGACGCCAGCCTCGAGGAGGCAAGCGAGGTCGTCTCGAGCACCGAGGTGTTCACGCTCGCGGAGAGTCTCGGCGGCGTCGAGAGCCTGATCGAACAGCCCGCGCCGATGACTCACGCTGCGATTCCCCGCGAAGAGCGACTCGAGGCCGGATTGACCGACAGCCTGATCCGCGTCTCCGTCGGCATCGAACACGTCGACGACCTGATCGGGGACCTAAATCGTGCGTTCGAGGCGTCGCTGGAATAG
- a CDS encoding 16S ribosomal RNA methyltransferase A → MRDPDALIARAGVRGDPDRDQHFLVDDRVLDRLPTYLEDIEADTGHLLEIGGGTGALTDRLLAVGDEVTVVERDPKLAAFLREEFREEVESGRLTVIEGDALEVDLPEFTASVSNLPYGVSSEIAFRLFPEKRPLVLMFQQEFAERMVAEPGTSAYGRLSVSSQHYAAVELVESIPKEAFSPPPAVQSAVVRAEPRAPDYAVDDEAFFLRFVKALFTQRRKTIRNAIRNTAHISGLTEPEAVVEAADEEVLRKRAGAMAPAEFAALAQLALETSGLESNG, encoded by the coding sequence ATGAGAGATCCCGACGCGCTGATCGCCCGGGCCGGCGTCCGTGGCGACCCGGACCGCGACCAGCACTTTCTCGTCGACGACCGCGTCCTCGACCGATTACCGACCTATCTAGAAGACATCGAGGCCGACACCGGCCACCTGCTCGAGATCGGCGGCGGGACAGGGGCGCTCACTGACCGATTGCTCGCCGTCGGCGACGAGGTGACCGTCGTCGAACGCGACCCGAAACTCGCGGCGTTCCTGCGCGAGGAGTTCCGCGAGGAGGTCGAGTCGGGTCGGCTGACGGTGATCGAGGGTGACGCCCTCGAGGTCGACCTCCCCGAGTTTACGGCCTCGGTGTCGAACCTCCCCTACGGCGTCTCGAGCGAGATCGCGTTTCGACTCTTCCCCGAGAAGCGGCCGCTGGTCCTGATGTTCCAACAGGAGTTCGCCGAGCGAATGGTCGCCGAACCGGGCACCTCGGCATACGGTCGACTCTCGGTCTCGAGCCAGCACTACGCGGCCGTCGAACTCGTCGAGTCGATCCCAAAGGAAGCGTTTTCGCCGCCACCAGCCGTCCAGAGTGCGGTCGTTCGTGCTGAGCCACGTGCGCCCGACTATGCGGTCGACGACGAGGCTTTTTTCCTCCGGTTCGTGAAGGCGCTGTTCACCCAGCGGCGAAAGACGATCCGGAACGCGATTCGGAACACGGCTCACATCTCCGGGCTCACGGAGCCGGAGGCAGTCGTCGAGGCCGCCGACGAGGAGGTCCTTCGCAAACGGGCGGGCGCGATGGCACCGGCCGAATTCGCCGCGCTGGCGCAACTCGCCCTCGAGACGAGCGGGCTCGAGTCGAACGGCTGA
- a CDS encoding mechanosensitive ion channel family protein, which translates to MSDVLVGFDSALGSIESTELKFAISVAALGLLVFVLLTYRSLQSWISSRSRPLYGDLVSTVLLVGTCAFVLAVVLGVWEQTGTVRDAYTDHGIDSALVPNAIASFILLVGTLIVTRFIRRLIDEVLGSSSAVTAHQREISHRVAQVIIWSVSLVVVLGVWIDDLGGLLVGAGFLGIVVGMAARQTLGTVLAGFVMMFDRPFEIGDWVVVDDEQGIVTDISIVNTRIRSFDGEYIMIPNDVIASSMVTNRSKRGRLRIEIDVGVDYDTDVEHAASLAESTVADLEVALSAPSPRVVSKEFGDSAVVLGVRFWIDDPSARRVSNARTAAINAIKREYDDAGITIPYPQRQLSDRPRADSTKVTDDGGHAGPDRRDDRERELTPREDD; encoded by the coding sequence ATGTCAGACGTACTGGTCGGATTCGACTCGGCACTCGGCAGTATCGAGTCGACGGAGCTGAAATTCGCCATCTCGGTTGCGGCCCTTGGACTGCTGGTGTTCGTCTTGCTCACCTATCGGAGCCTGCAGTCGTGGATTAGCAGCCGAAGCCGACCACTGTACGGCGATCTCGTCTCGACCGTCCTCCTCGTCGGCACCTGTGCGTTCGTTCTCGCCGTCGTCCTGGGGGTGTGGGAACAGACGGGGACGGTCCGCGATGCCTACACGGACCACGGAATCGACAGCGCACTCGTGCCAAATGCGATCGCCTCGTTCATCTTGCTCGTCGGGACGCTGATCGTCACGCGGTTCATCCGCCGGCTCATCGACGAAGTTCTCGGATCATCGTCGGCCGTCACGGCCCACCAGCGCGAGATTAGCCACCGGGTTGCCCAGGTTATCATCTGGTCGGTGTCGCTCGTGGTCGTCCTCGGGGTCTGGATCGACGACCTTGGGGGTCTCCTCGTCGGGGCCGGCTTTCTGGGGATCGTCGTCGGGATGGCCGCTCGCCAGACGCTTGGGACGGTCCTCGCAGGCTTCGTCATGATGTTCGACCGGCCGTTCGAGATCGGCGACTGGGTCGTCGTCGACGACGAACAGGGGATCGTCACCGACATCTCCATCGTCAACACCCGCATCCGCTCGTTCGACGGCGAGTACATCATGATCCCCAACGACGTCATCGCCTCGAGCATGGTGACGAATCGCTCGAAACGCGGCCGTCTGCGCATCGAAATCGACGTCGGGGTCGACTACGACACGGACGTCGAACACGCCGCTTCGCTCGCCGAATCGACCGTCGCCGACCTCGAGGTCGCGCTATCGGCGCCGAGCCCACGGGTCGTCAGCAAGGAGTTCGGCGACTCAGCGGTCGTCCTCGGTGTGCGCTTCTGGATCGACGATCCGAGCGCCAGACGCGTCTCGAACGCCCGAACGGCCGCGATCAACGCGATCAAACGCGAGTACGACGACGCGGGAATCACCATCCCCTACCCACAGCGCCAGCTCTCCGACCGACCGAGAGCGGACAGTACGAAGGTCACCGACGATGGTGGCCACGCCGGCCCGGACCGCCGCGATGACCGAGAGCGAGAGCTGACGCCACGAGAAGACGACTGA
- a CDS encoding RNA polymerase Rpb4 family protein: MTIFKEIVDEEYLTISEAKELLADIEAERALDEDRELRYELARAIEHVNRFAALDPEEAQELVAELEELEKVDEPTAYKIANLLPRNRDELRAVFAQQRYSLSGDELDEILNVVAQYA; encoded by the coding sequence ATGACGATCTTCAAGGAGATCGTCGACGAGGAGTATCTGACGATCTCGGAGGCGAAAGAGCTCCTCGCCGACATCGAAGCCGAACGCGCACTGGACGAGGATCGCGAGCTGCGCTATGAACTCGCACGAGCGATCGAGCACGTCAACCGCTTCGCCGCGCTGGACCCCGAAGAGGCCCAGGAACTCGTCGCCGAACTCGAGGAACTCGAGAAGGTCGACGAGCCTACGGCGTACAAAATCGCGAACCTCCTGCCGCGCAACCGCGACGAGCTCCGAGCGGTGTTCGCACAGCAGCGGTACTCGCTGTCGGGTGACGAACTCGACGAGATCCTCAACGTCGTCGCACAGTACGCCTGA
- a CDS encoding tripartite tricarboxylate transporter TctB family protein: MESTLSRTLRTALDALADAGTVVLGERPTMEHLLLSVFLLSGLYMIWGAREFSADAATFPRVTAGAMVVFSALLLARNYLPGPLRSVATTPVQLLSSDDTRADIAGTADAELDQSASRDSAGSYTYDVDDPCGPAVVAGLCVLYTGLTFTIGMLYATPIFVGAYALWARLSLPRATVLVAGSFGIAYAFFLAVTPEIAVGWYTGWRFPVPVAPDLPVSTLLGGDPA, encoded by the coding sequence ATGGAGTCGACACTATCACGTACACTTCGAACCGCTCTCGACGCGCTCGCCGACGCCGGTACCGTCGTGTTGGGCGAACGGCCAACGATGGAGCACCTGCTACTGTCGGTCTTTTTGCTCTCTGGACTCTACATGATCTGGGGTGCGCGAGAGTTTTCGGCCGATGCAGCGACCTTCCCGCGAGTGACTGCAGGGGCGATGGTCGTGTTTTCGGCGCTGTTACTCGCGCGAAACTATCTGCCGGGTCCGCTTCGCTCGGTGGCGACCACGCCCGTTCAGCTACTCTCGAGCGATGATACGCGCGCAGATATTGCCGGGACCGCGGACGCTGAACTCGACCAGTCAGCCAGTCGCGACTCTGCCGGCAGCTACACCTACGACGTCGACGATCCGTGCGGCCCCGCCGTCGTCGCCGGTCTCTGCGTCCTGTACACCGGGTTGACGTTTACGATCGGGATGCTCTATGCCACGCCGATCTTCGTCGGGGCGTATGCGCTCTGGGCGAGGCTATCGCTCCCACGGGCGACCGTTCTCGTCGCCGGGAGCTTCGGCATCGCCTATGCGTTCTTCCTCGCTGTCACGCCCGAGATCGCGGTCGGCTGGTACACCGGCTGGCGGTTCCCGGTTCCGGTGGCCCCCGACCTCCCGGTTTCGACGCTCCTCGGGGGTGACCCCGCGTGA
- a CDS encoding 50S ribosomal protein L21e, whose protein sequence is MPNSNGPRQGTRNKLANDPRERGTSPPQRAIQQYEDGEMVHLKIDPSVSKGRFHPRFDGHTGEVVGKQGNAFKVRIDDGGKEKTLIVTAAHMRAQDRSEERV, encoded by the coding sequence ATGCCGAACTCTAATGGCCCTCGTCAGGGAACCCGGAACAAACTCGCGAACGATCCTCGAGAGCGCGGCACGTCTCCGCCACAGCGTGCGATTCAGCAGTACGAGGACGGTGAGATGGTCCATCTCAAGATCGACCCAAGCGTCTCCAAAGGCCGCTTCCACCCGCGCTTTGACGGCCACACCGGAGAGGTCGTCGGCAAACAGGGCAACGCGTTCAAGGTCCGCATCGACGACGGCGGCAAAGAGAAGACGCTGATCGTCACCGCGGCCCACATGCGTGCCCAGGACCGATCCGAAGAACGCGTCTAA
- a CDS encoding tripartite tricarboxylate transporter permease, whose translation MSLEAFGVALETLFTAETMAWVIAGILLGIVVGALPGLGPPLGMAIILPLTLPLEPTNAIVLLISVYSGSMYGGSIAAILINTPGVSSSAATMFDGYPMSEQGRAATALSISATASSIAGIITVVTLLAFSPFLVAVVLAVGTPERFLVAVLGLAMITVVTRGSMLKGLLAGVAGLAVTTVGSAPMSLDNRYTDSILLYDGINFVAVLIGLFAIAEMMKLAGQDGGIADADVRIGGGVSTGIRETLNRPVTVVKSGFLGMLIGSIPGAGATVSNFIAYSEAVRSSDDPGSFGTGNETGVIASEASNNGTVAGSLVPAISFGIPGSSSTAVLIGGLLMHDLRPGQSMFDPGGELALTYAMLLALLIGNLVILLVGISLIPRLDVLTKIDTDYIIPVVIVLSFLGTYALDTNPVDVLTLLLFGVVGFYMIRYNYSVIAFVLGVVLGDIAEDNLFRSLELSDGSYMIFVDPFEYGWLSPLLFGLICVVLLGPFLKSGLERFRG comes from the coding sequence GTGAGCCTCGAGGCGTTCGGCGTCGCACTCGAGACGCTGTTTACGGCCGAGACGATGGCGTGGGTCATCGCGGGAATCTTACTCGGGATCGTCGTCGGTGCCCTTCCCGGACTCGGGCCGCCGCTCGGAATGGCGATCATTCTGCCGCTGACGCTCCCGCTCGAGCCGACGAACGCGATCGTCCTGTTGATTAGCGTCTACAGCGGGTCGATGTACGGCGGCTCGATCGCGGCGATCCTTATCAACACGCCGGGCGTCTCGTCGTCGGCTGCCACGATGTTTGATGGCTATCCGATGTCCGAACAAGGACGGGCAGCGACAGCATTGTCGATCTCCGCGACGGCGTCGTCGATCGCTGGCATCATCACCGTCGTCACGCTGTTGGCGTTCTCGCCGTTTCTGGTCGCCGTCGTTCTGGCTGTCGGTACGCCAGAGCGATTCCTCGTTGCGGTGCTCGGTCTCGCGATGATCACTGTGGTCACCCGCGGCTCGATGCTCAAGGGGCTGCTCGCTGGCGTAGCCGGGCTGGCAGTCACGACGGTCGGGTCTGCGCCGATGAGTCTCGACAATCGGTATACGGATTCGATACTCCTCTACGACGGGATCAACTTCGTGGCCGTGCTCATTGGCCTGTTCGCGATCGCGGAGATGATGAAACTCGCCGGCCAGGACGGCGGCATCGCCGACGCCGACGTTCGCATCGGTGGTGGCGTTTCGACTGGTATTCGTGAGACGCTCAACCGACCCGTCACGGTGGTCAAATCCGGCTTTCTCGGGATGCTCATCGGATCGATCCCTGGCGCGGGAGCGACGGTCTCGAATTTTATTGCCTACTCCGAAGCCGTCCGCAGTTCCGACGATCCCGGATCGTTCGGGACCGGCAACGAAACGGGCGTTATCGCCTCCGAAGCGTCGAACAACGGGACCGTTGCCGGATCGCTCGTGCCAGCGATCTCTTTCGGAATCCCCGGTAGCTCCTCGACAGCGGTCCTCATCGGTGGATTACTCATGCACGACCTCCGCCCCGGTCAAAGCATGTTCGACCCCGGTGGTGAACTCGCACTCACGTACGCGATGTTGCTCGCGTTACTGATCGGGAACCTCGTCATCCTGCTGGTCGGTATCTCACTGATACCGAGACTCGACGTCCTGACGAAGATCGATACTGACTACATTATTCCAGTCGTTATCGTTCTCTCGTTCCTCGGGACGTACGCGCTTGACACCAACCCGGTCGACGTCCTGACGCTGTTGCTGTTCGGGGTGGTCGGATTCTACATGATCCGATACAACTACTCGGTGATCGCGTTCGTCCTCGGCGTCGTCCTCGGCGATATCGCCGAAGACAACCTGTTCCGATCGCTCGAGCTCTCGGATGGCTCGTACATGATCTTCGTCGATCCGTTCGAGTACGGCTGGCTCTCCCCGTTGTTGTTCGGGCTGATCTGTGTCGTCCTGCTCGGACCGTTTCTCAAAAGCGGGCTCGAGCGATTCCGGGGCTGA
- a CDS encoding MBL fold metallo-hydrolase, giving the protein MSDRDDAGVHTLPFDVEYGGLEFTITPTAVETDRGVVLIDVGPDGAVDALRTHLTAIGYDLADVWLVVLTHHDGDHAGGLDELLDHTDAVVAAHREEAPYVTGDREPIKGDGDRYPPVAVDLELTDGVRVPTLAGPMDVVETPGHAPGHISLHFPAGGLLIAGDALVADGAASLSGPNPEFTPDMNRALESVAGLADLEIEHVVCHHGGYVQADSDRLREIVDSSC; this is encoded by the coding sequence ATGAGCGACCGAGACGACGCCGGCGTCCACACGTTACCGTTCGACGTCGAGTACGGCGGCCTCGAGTTCACGATCACCCCGACGGCCGTCGAGACCGACCGTGGGGTCGTCCTGATCGACGTCGGTCCCGATGGTGCCGTCGACGCCCTTCGGACGCACCTCACGGCCATCGGCTACGACCTCGCGGACGTCTGGTTGGTCGTCCTCACTCACCACGACGGTGACCACGCGGGCGGACTCGACGAACTCTTAGACCACACCGATGCGGTCGTCGCGGCCCATCGCGAGGAAGCGCCGTATGTCACGGGCGACCGCGAGCCGATCAAGGGCGACGGCGACCGATACCCACCGGTTGCCGTCGACCTCGAACTCACCGACGGCGTTCGCGTGCCGACCCTCGCAGGACCGATGGACGTCGTGGAGACGCCGGGCCACGCGCCCGGCCACATCTCTCTGCACTTCCCTGCGGGCGGGTTGTTGATCGCTGGTGACGCACTCGTCGCCGACGGTGCGGCCTCACTCTCCGGGCCGAACCCCGAGTTCACTCCCGATATGAACCGCGCACTCGAGTCGGTCGCCGGACTCGCGGATCTCGAGATCGAACACGTCGTCTGTCACCACGGCGGATACGTACAGGCCGACAGCGACCGTCTTCGCGAGATCGTCGACTCGAGTTGCTAA
- a CDS encoding DUF655 domain-containing protein, giving the protein MSEAEGDETDVRRAVVLDYLAHGLSDDARPQYEKSPAGYAMRIDDFQLYEVAFDEAVRLTIGSDVVVEPPEERDVVIECQEVEYDDLSSGAKTELEYVVEDLVEEHERRFVDFYNDAQPITLRLHQLNLLPGIGKKLRNGILDERKRKPFGSFDELSERVSGLHDPDEIIVERILEELRDDDLKYQTFVGRRDGAQE; this is encoded by the coding sequence ATGAGCGAAGCGGAAGGCGACGAGACCGACGTTCGCCGTGCAGTCGTGTTGGACTACCTCGCACACGGACTCTCTGACGACGCACGGCCACAGTACGAAAAGTCACCGGCCGGATACGCCATGCGTATCGACGACTTCCAGCTCTACGAAGTCGCGTTCGACGAAGCGGTACGGCTTACGATCGGCAGCGATGTCGTCGTCGAGCCACCCGAAGAACGCGACGTCGTCATCGAGTGCCAGGAGGTCGAGTACGACGATCTTTCGTCGGGGGCGAAGACGGAACTCGAGTACGTCGTCGAAGATCTCGTCGAGGAACACGAACGGCGGTTCGTCGACTTCTACAACGACGCCCAGCCGATCACGCTCCGGCTCCACCAGCTAAATCTCTTGCCGGGGATCGGAAAGAAACTACGAAACGGCATCCTCGACGAACGAAAACGCAAGCCGTTCGGAAGTTTCGACGAACTCTCCGAACGGGTCTCGGGCCTGCACGACCCGGACGAGATCATCGTCGAGCGGATCCTCGAGGAGCTTCGTGACGACGATCTGAAGTACCAGACGTTCGTGGGTCGACGCGACGGTGCCCAGGAGTAA
- a CDS encoding Bug family tripartite tricarboxylate transporter substrate binding protein, translating to MNRRTFVTGLGATSAISLTGMAGCLDDGQASGSFPSDSLTWMIPWSEGGGTDTYARQLAPLAEEALDESIEVRNEPGAGGLSGMEWLLNQPDDGYVFGTGNTPSWQFGWRIQGIDDWEPTDFDPIAYSGVFGYTIIVNDEYGIDDFGGLQDAYADGEIDSFAFQGVGHDSHAVSYLLRDEYDLEWDTAVPYDGGGAVNEAVISGEVPAGIATNTSAADAVDSGDVSAVVNLMDTDLEAFPEIDQITNYGDSLSYIAEFQLTHVAPPGTPEEVRRDLAEAIEYAATHEETEAWEADTGNIVEYGGLDETASILESALDDLEANVDFETFEQRIEEDRE from the coding sequence GTGAATCGACGAACGTTTGTGACTGGACTCGGTGCAACGTCTGCGATCTCTCTAACCGGTATGGCTGGCTGTCTCGACGACGGGCAGGCGTCGGGGTCGTTCCCATCGGACTCGCTGACGTGGATGATCCCCTGGTCGGAAGGTGGTGGGACCGACACGTACGCACGACAGCTGGCCCCGTTGGCCGAGGAGGCGCTCGACGAATCGATCGAAGTACGTAACGAGCCGGGTGCTGGTGGACTCTCTGGGATGGAGTGGCTCCTCAACCAGCCCGACGACGGCTACGTCTTCGGTACGGGGAACACGCCCAGCTGGCAGTTCGGGTGGCGCATCCAAGGGATCGACGACTGGGAGCCCACCGACTTCGACCCCATCGCTTACTCCGGGGTCTTCGGGTACACGATCATCGTCAACGACGAGTACGGGATCGACGACTTCGGTGGGCTGCAAGACGCCTACGCGGACGGCGAGATCGATTCGTTCGCGTTCCAGGGCGTCGGCCACGACAGTCACGCGGTCTCCTATCTCCTCCGGGACGAGTACGACCTCGAGTGGGACACCGCTGTCCCGTACGACGGCGGTGGTGCGGTCAACGAGGCGGTTATCTCGGGTGAAGTGCCGGCCGGGATTGCGACGAACACCTCGGCGGCCGACGCCGTCGACTCCGGTGACGTTAGCGCCGTCGTGAACCTCATGGACACCGACCTCGAGGCGTTCCCCGAGATCGACCAGATCACCAACTACGGCGACAGCCTCTCGTACATCGCCGAGTTCCAGCTGACCCACGTCGCACCGCCGGGCACGCCCGAGGAGGTCCGACGCGATCTCGCTGAGGCGATCGAGTACGCAGCAACCCACGAGGAAACCGAAGCGTGGGAGGCAGACACCGGTAACATCGTCGAGTACGGTGGTCTCGACGAGACAGCGTCGATCCTCGAAAGCGCACTCGACGACCTCGAGGCGAACGTCGACTTCGAGACGTTCGAACAGCGAATCGAAGAGGATCGGGAGTAA